The following coding sequences are from one Limisphaerales bacterium window:
- the eboE gene encoding metabolite traffic protein EboE, giving the protein MRLNHNLQLAYCTNIHRGENWAQTFESLRTHTLAVRDAVAAGESFAIGLRLSEVAARELSGPATLERFQQWLADENCYVFTINGFPFGNFHGTRVKEQVYVPDWTDPARLEYTNRLFDLIAALVPDGMEGSVSTLPGSFKEFITEPAQEQAIRDNLWECVEHIASLSERTGKALHLGLEPEPLGYFETSAETIAFFEQLRAEHPDDARLEAHLGVNYDTCHLAVEYEEAADALGAFRAAGIRISKLHLSAALKVTPDSDTRARLKPFEEDVYLHQVIERMPDGTLTRHRDLDVALAAETQADEWRIHFHIPLHCPDGEWFASTRNHIDDVLDALQADPSLCSHLEMETYTWEVLPAEMKNLTVVEQLVHEYDWTLAQLRARNLG; this is encoded by the coding sequence CCACAATCTCCAACTCGCTTACTGCACCAACATCCATCGCGGTGAAAACTGGGCGCAGACGTTTGAGTCGCTGCGAACGCACACGTTGGCGGTGCGGGATGCAGTGGCGGCGGGCGAGTCGTTTGCCATTGGGCTGCGGCTCAGTGAAGTGGCGGCGCGGGAATTGAGCGGTCCGGCCACACTGGAACGTTTCCAGCAATGGCTGGCGGATGAAAATTGTTACGTGTTTACGATCAACGGTTTTCCCTTTGGCAATTTCCACGGCACGCGGGTGAAGGAGCAGGTTTATGTTCCCGACTGGACCGACCCTGCGCGACTCGAATATACGAACCGGCTTTTTGATTTGATTGCCGCGCTCGTGCCCGACGGCATGGAAGGGAGCGTGAGCACCTTGCCGGGGTCGTTCAAAGAATTCATCACCGAGCCCGCGCAGGAACAAGCCATCCGCGACAATCTTTGGGAATGCGTGGAACACATCGCGAGTTTAAGCGAGCGCACCGGTAAAGCGCTGCACCTCGGTTTGGAGCCGGAGCCGCTCGGCTATTTTGAAACCAGCGCGGAGACGATTGCCTTCTTCGAGCAATTGCGCGCGGAGCATCCTGATGATGCACGGCTCGAAGCGCATCTCGGCGTCAACTACGACACCTGCCATCTCGCCGTGGAATACGAGGAAGCTGCTGACGCACTCGGCGCATTCCGCGCGGCTGGCATTCGCATTAGTAAACTGCATCTCAGCGCCGCGCTGAAAGTCACGCCCGATTCCGACACGCGTGCACGGCTGAAGCCATTTGAGGAGGATGTTTATTTGCATCAAGTGATCGAGCGGATGCCGGACGGCACTCTCACGCGCCATCGTGATTTGGATGTGGCATTAGCGGCGGAAACCCAAGCTGACGAGTGGCGCATTCATTTTCACATTCCGCTGCACTGTCCCGATGGGGAATGGTTTGCCAGCACACGAAATCACATCGATGACGTGCTCGATGCATTGCAAGCCGATCCGAGCCTTTGTTCGCATTTGGAAATGGAAACTTACACGTGGGAAGTGTTACCCGCCGAAATGAAAAACCTTACCGTCGTCGAGCAACTCGTCCACGAATACGACTGGACGCTCGCCCAATTGCGCGCGCGGAACCTCGGATGA
- a CDS encoding UbiA family prenyltransferase, with protein MKMLRALLVLGRVSNLPTIWSNCLCGWLIGVGLSDSFRMDWAMFVWLASGATAMYLGGMVLNDACDVAFDREHRPERPIPSGAITEKSVWYLGIGLLAAGTGLLAIPGGATALLALALFNCILLYNFIHKQTEWSPGLIAACRLLLIVLAACFAFGTTGNEATFFAHIQSGAAVWTALVLFAYVTGLSCLAKVESAEGPVRYWPCALLALPVGLALMVNVGDSRKDALLVGAILVLWVVRSLRSTFWAKQRNIGRTVGGLLAGIVLVDLLAVAQAPTEIAAVFLGLFVLALAAQKWVPAT; from the coding sequence ATGAAAATGCTGCGCGCATTATTGGTGCTCGGTCGCGTGAGCAATCTGCCCACCATTTGGAGTAACTGCCTTTGTGGTTGGCTGATCGGTGTGGGGCTCAGTGATTCGTTTCGGATGGATTGGGCAATGTTCGTCTGGCTCGCCAGCGGGGCCACCGCGATGTATCTCGGCGGGATGGTGCTTAACGACGCTTGCGACGTGGCCTTCGATCGCGAGCATCGCCCCGAGCGGCCCATTCCCAGCGGTGCGATTACGGAAAAATCGGTTTGGTATTTGGGCATTGGATTATTGGCGGCGGGCACGGGGTTGCTCGCCATTCCCGGCGGGGCCACGGCATTGTTGGCGCTGGCGTTATTCAACTGCATTTTGCTTTATAATTTCATCCACAAACAAACTGAATGGTCGCCCGGGCTCATCGCGGCGTGTCGATTGTTGCTCATCGTGTTGGCGGCGTGTTTTGCATTTGGAACCACTGGGAATGAAGCCACTTTCTTTGCGCATATCCAAAGCGGCGCGGCGGTGTGGACGGCGTTGGTTTTGTTTGCGTACGTCACCGGCTTGAGCTGTTTGGCAAAGGTGGAAAGTGCGGAAGGACCGGTGCGATATTGGCCGTGCGCGTTGCTGGCGTTGCCGGTGGGTTTGGCGTTAATGGTGAACGTGGGTGACTCGCGAAAAGATGCGCTGTTGGTGGGAGCCATTTTGGTGCTGTGGGTGGTTCGTAGTTTACGATCCACCTTTTGGGCCAAACAACGCAACATCGGCCGCACGGTGGGCGGATTGCTCGCGGGGATTGTGCTGGTTGACCTTCTCGCCGTGGCGCAAGCGCCCACGGAAATTGCCGCGGTTTTTTTAGGCTTGTTCGTGCTGGCGCTGGCGGCGCAAAAATGGGTACCGGCGACTTAG